A genomic window from Rhizobium sp. 007 includes:
- a CDS encoding DUF4174 domain-containing protein, with amino-acid sequence MSKTLLYGATKVEETDGAQAPVASLEEFRWKSRVLVIFADRDNSRAARQENQLLADRTGLGERDMVVFKISGSTVKPIFGAGGNLNEAALRKELGAPETGEFGAALVGKDGTVKLKVSEPVSNGELFAIIDSMPMRAAEALKPDK; translated from the coding sequence ATGTCAAAAACGCTTCTTTACGGTGCAACCAAGGTCGAGGAGACGGACGGCGCTCAGGCGCCGGTCGCAAGTCTCGAAGAGTTCCGGTGGAAGAGCCGGGTTCTGGTCATTTTCGCCGACAGGGACAATAGTCGCGCTGCGCGCCAGGAAAACCAGCTGCTTGCCGATCGCACCGGCTTGGGCGAGCGCGACATGGTCGTTTTCAAGATTTCCGGCAGCACGGTCAAGCCGATCTTCGGCGCAGGCGGCAATCTGAATGAAGCGGCGCTTCGAAAGGAGCTTGGGGCTCCCGAGACTGGTGAATTCGGAGCCGCCCTTGTCGGCAAGGATGGGACGGTGAAGCTCAAGGTGAGCGAGCCGGTGAGCAACGGCGAACTCTTTGCCATCATCGACAGCATGCCGATGCGTGCGGCCGAAGCCCTCAAACCCGACAAGTGA
- a CDS encoding helix-turn-helix transcriptional regulator, with the protein MSISLKNLDESKAMVVSAMNVAAEVRKAREAVGYSVDDLAVTCGLVTNEIIEIENGENADPAKLRRIAAALQVPPSDFVPL; encoded by the coding sequence ATGTCCATTTCTCTCAAGAATCTGGATGAATCCAAAGCGATGGTGGTTTCCGCGATGAACGTTGCCGCCGAGGTCAGGAAAGCGCGTGAGGCCGTTGGGTACAGCGTAGATGATCTGGCGGTCACCTGTGGCCTCGTCACCAATGAAATCATCGAAATCGAAAATGGGGAAAATGCAGATCCTGCAAAATTGCGGCGCATTGCTGCCGCCTTGCAGGTTCCGCCGTCCGATTTCGTTCCTCTGTAA
- a CDS encoding ATP-binding protein: MPAVQYPFIDIAVHQRVRERFSRGEAMVLFSADLSRLLWANGAGAELFSQTAVYDLLDQGVNRSDITFRQIETTARQLAAIGDTRSLVIRIAKGFQRAPAQATAEMIGLSSGERGILFSVPVSSQPLPAAETAARMLQGLDDPDTHMAVIGTEGDVIASSPGFASLGITQQTAKTLTNLAGAHPDRLVKRPVATGKGYLPAAVGKLSDEPALNLLFAVETVLGNLDPIDAAAPEEPLSTAAVNHIDEPKGAKFDDALNAVAHIEDVEEGLEIVDGEETKPVAEAADEPLIDHEEPEELILSEPEMPLTDRAEPAGDDTVDAETGTEPADAEVRREIEPAGSNPGHETEDDGQDKVAAPPTANGFAFKPNSRATRFVWKIDADGHFSEVSGEFADAVGPHAANIIGVAFTDIAALFNLDPEGKIAEALERRDTWSGKTIHWPIEGTSLTVPVDLAALPTYTRSREFDGFRGFGVVRLSDATEDPLALGLTLGADAFGRDTASLEQPPEEAAPEASDVQPQPEVPEAAPEPEAASETVPREEPPVLRVVETPSRRLTDKIVQLHGAGPTLSAAEQANFREIAKRLEAFGVRDDEPAPAEPDAAESPATTEPAGAASEGEPNEAIFESASTAAEEPADAAERAEEHVETPEPSEDDATEGLHETFSPIEVLHSAIPPRVKMTDGLSANTVDQLPVAVLVHAGDALIHANPEFMRLTGYASLEDLSDVGGIDALLQRRDLDEKAGRPGAMVLVTADDSLVPVTARLQSIRWEESSALMLALMPVLGSDVAPAQNEETRPDIRSDRMVEKVAKLQVEVEELRSILETATDGVVVIGAEGDIRSMNRSASALFNYDEEETRGKPFVMLFAHESQKAVLDYLNGLSGHGVASVLNDGREVIGRESSGGFVPLFMTMGRLTSSSGYCAVIRDITQWKRTEDELRNAKGAAETANAHKTDFLARISHEIRTPLNAIIGFSDMMASERFGPIGHPRYIEYANDIGRSGRHVLDIVNDLLDISKIEAGEMDLDFVSVGLNEAISEAVALVQPQANGQRVIIRTALSQSVPNVVADLRSVKQIALNILSNAIRFTPSGGQIVVSTSYEANGSVVLRVRDTGIGMTRSELDQAMKPFRQVSAQSRHRGDGTGLGLPLTKAMVDANRAIFSINSAPNEGTLVEVTFPSQRVLAG, from the coding sequence ATGCCCGCAGTCCAATACCCGTTCATCGACATTGCCGTGCATCAACGGGTGCGGGAACGCTTTTCGCGTGGCGAAGCAATGGTGCTTTTCTCGGCCGACCTTTCCCGCCTGCTCTGGGCCAATGGCGCCGGCGCGGAACTCTTCAGCCAGACCGCCGTCTATGATCTTCTCGATCAGGGCGTGAATCGCAGCGACATCACCTTCCGCCAGATCGAGACGACCGCTCGCCAGCTCGCCGCGATCGGCGACACCAGAAGCCTAGTGATCCGGATCGCCAAAGGCTTCCAGCGGGCTCCGGCCCAAGCAACGGCCGAAATGATCGGGCTTTCGTCCGGCGAGCGCGGCATTTTGTTCTCGGTTCCTGTTTCTTCACAACCGCTTCCTGCCGCAGAAACCGCAGCGAGAATGCTACAGGGGCTCGACGATCCCGATACGCATATGGCCGTGATCGGCACGGAAGGCGACGTCATTGCGTCCTCGCCCGGCTTTGCGTCGCTCGGCATCACCCAGCAGACCGCCAAGACGCTGACGAACCTTGCAGGCGCCCATCCCGACCGGCTCGTCAAGCGGCCGGTCGCAACCGGCAAGGGTTACCTGCCAGCTGCCGTCGGCAAGCTCAGCGACGAACCGGCGCTCAATCTTCTCTTTGCCGTCGAAACCGTGCTTGGCAATCTCGACCCGATCGACGCGGCAGCGCCGGAAGAGCCATTATCCACAGCCGCCGTTAACCATATCGACGAGCCGAAGGGCGCGAAATTCGACGACGCGCTCAATGCAGTTGCGCATATCGAGGACGTCGAAGAAGGGCTGGAAATTGTCGACGGCGAGGAAACCAAGCCCGTAGCGGAAGCCGCAGATGAGCCGCTCATCGACCACGAAGAACCCGAAGAGCTTATCCTGTCCGAACCCGAGATGCCGCTTACCGACCGCGCTGAGCCGGCCGGGGACGATACGGTAGACGCGGAGACCGGCACAGAGCCTGCCGATGCCGAGGTGCGGCGCGAGATCGAACCTGCCGGTAGCAATCCGGGGCACGAAACCGAAGATGACGGCCAAGACAAGGTCGCCGCCCCGCCGACAGCAAACGGCTTTGCGTTCAAGCCAAACAGCCGCGCGACGCGCTTTGTGTGGAAGATCGACGCCGACGGCCACTTCAGCGAAGTGTCGGGTGAATTCGCCGACGCCGTTGGTCCACACGCAGCCAATATCATCGGCGTTGCCTTTACCGACATTGCGGCACTCTTCAACCTCGATCCCGAAGGCAAGATCGCCGAAGCACTCGAGCGCCGGGACACATGGTCAGGCAAGACGATCCATTGGCCGATCGAGGGGACGAGCCTGACCGTTCCCGTCGATCTCGCCGCGCTGCCGACCTATACGCGCAGCCGGGAGTTCGACGGCTTCCGCGGCTTCGGCGTTGTCCGGCTTTCCGATGCCACCGAGGATCCGCTGGCGCTCGGTCTGACGCTCGGCGCCGATGCCTTCGGCCGCGACACGGCCAGCCTCGAACAGCCGCCGGAAGAGGCTGCTCCGGAGGCATCCGACGTGCAGCCCCAGCCGGAAGTGCCGGAAGCCGCACCTGAGCCCGAGGCAGCCTCCGAAACCGTGCCTCGCGAAGAGCCGCCAGTCCTGCGCGTGGTGGAAACGCCGAGCCGCCGGCTGACGGACAAGATCGTTCAACTCCATGGTGCAGGCCCGACGCTGAGCGCGGCCGAGCAGGCAAACTTCCGCGAGATCGCCAAACGCCTGGAGGCTTTCGGCGTTCGCGACGATGAGCCGGCTCCCGCCGAGCCCGATGCTGCAGAGAGCCCGGCTACCACAGAGCCGGCAGGAGCTGCATCCGAAGGCGAGCCGAACGAGGCAATCTTCGAGAGCGCGAGCACGGCCGCCGAAGAACCGGCCGATGCAGCGGAGCGAGCGGAAGAGCACGTCGAAACGCCCGAGCCGAGTGAGGACGACGCCACCGAGGGCCTGCACGAAACCTTCAGCCCGATCGAAGTGCTGCACAGTGCCATCCCGCCGCGGGTGAAGATGACGGACGGGCTATCGGCCAACACCGTCGACCAGTTGCCGGTTGCCGTGCTCGTCCATGCCGGCGATGCGCTGATCCACGCCAATCCCGAATTCATGCGTCTGACCGGCTATGCTTCGCTTGAGGATCTCAGCGATGTGGGTGGGATTGACGCGCTGCTTCAACGCCGCGACTTGGATGAAAAAGCGGGACGCCCGGGCGCAATGGTGCTCGTGACGGCCGACGACTCGCTCGTACCGGTCACCGCCCGCCTGCAATCGATCCGCTGGGAAGAATCCAGCGCGCTCATGCTGGCGCTGATGCCTGTCTTGGGAAGCGACGTCGCGCCGGCTCAGAACGAAGAAACCCGTCCGGACATCCGTTCCGACCGCATGGTCGAAAAGGTCGCCAAGCTGCAGGTCGAGGTGGAAGAACTTCGCTCCATCCTGGAAACGGCGACGGACGGCGTGGTCGTCATCGGCGCAGAAGGCGACATCCGATCGATGAACCGCTCGGCAAGCGCGCTTTTCAACTATGATGAGGAAGAGACCCGCGGCAAACCCTTCGTGATGCTCTTTGCGCATGAGAGCCAGAAGGCGGTGCTCGACTATCTGAACGGCCTTTCTGGCCATGGCGTCGCAAGCGTTCTGAACGACGGGCGTGAGGTGATCGGCCGCGAGTCATCTGGCGGCTTTGTTCCGCTGTTCATGACCATGGGCCGGCTCACCTCCTCGAGCGGCTATTGCGCCGTCATCCGCGACATCACCCAGTGGAAGCGCACCGAGGACGAGCTTCGCAATGCGAAGGGCGCTGCCGAAACGGCGAATGCCCACAAAACGGATTTCCTGGCGCGCATCAGCCATGAAATCCGCACGCCGCTCAACGCCATCATCGGCTTCTCGGACATGATGGCGAGCGAGCGCTTCGGACCGATCGGCCATCCGCGCTACATCGAATATGCGAACGACATCGGCCGCTCGGGCCGCCATGTTCTCGATATTGTCAACGATCTGCTCGATATCTCGAAGATCGAAGCGGGCGAGATGGATCTCGATTTCGTATCCGTCGGCCTCAACGAGGCGATTTCGGAGGCCGTGGCTCTGGTCCAGCCGCAGGCAAACGGACAACGCGTCATAATCCGCACGGCGCTGTCGCAGTCGGTGCCGAATGTCGTTGCCGATCTCCGCTCCGTCAAGCAGATCGCCCTCAACATCCTTTCCAACGCCATCCGCTTCACGCCGTCAGGCGGTCAGATCGTGGTTTCAACGTCATATGAAGCGAATGGCAGCGTCGTGCTGCGTGTGCGCGATACCGGCATCGGCATGACGCGCAGCGAACTCGACCAAGCGATGAAGCCGTTCCGGCAGGTTTCCGCCCAGTCGCGCCACCGCGGCGACGGTACGGGTCTCGGCTTGCCGCTGACCAAGGCGATGGTGGATGCAAACCGGGCAATCTTCTCGATCAATTCGGCCCCGAACGAGGGCACGCTGGTTGAGGTCACCTTCCCGTCACAGCGCGTGCTGGCAGGCTGA
- a CDS encoding AsmA family protein, with product MGTSRQPKWRRKMIPVSRWLPGFARIATSLILFVAIIFVALRVAAPYLVSSALVRSGIEDVLSKWTGYQAEIKGTPVLEFWPTPRITLNQITIRQPESRGNKLLGTIESLSADFSLLDAIRGSARFHEFHLLRPNLSLTRDQQGLIDWTYAGQLAKAITSARQEGGAEVLDQRLDATIGAITVEDGTLNVADLASGKTYHFEGVTADITWPRLSSPMTAVLIARTSGQDLKLDFSSGSPLLIFGGKVAQIKTALTSRLVTAEFTGIGGISGLVGLSGNMSVNIPDLPALLAWSGKSIPDVETLRSFSIESDIFSAANGLRFNEVALGLNDANATGVMDISIGTNARARLGGTLAFDRMNLKPFFDAFTLRLAAGEAGAPEDGGLLQKLDVDLRLSAKEMQLPPFQLSDVGASIIVSSNEAKFDIGDSQFEGGEMTAHLEATRGNFDGGGKLQVSIRGADFAGLIERLQLKGPLPLANGSLDISLKTNKPIWTAGAADVSGQLAFHGNAGSIAGLDIEAIRSQAAQQKFFPLSAVSGRAFEFNRIDVAATLADGSAELRGVSVQGADETLTLSGIIPYESKGLALSGSLQATDDAKKAVLPVLPFFVGGSWPNPVISPVPLINQQPPGVQ from the coding sequence ATGGGTACGTCAAGACAACCAAAATGGCGACGCAAGATGATACCCGTTTCCCGCTGGCTGCCGGGTTTCGCTCGAATTGCAACCAGCCTGATCCTTTTCGTCGCCATCATTTTCGTGGCGCTTCGTGTTGCCGCCCCTTACCTCGTTTCGAGCGCACTGGTGCGCTCCGGCATCGAGGACGTATTGTCGAAATGGACCGGCTATCAGGCCGAAATCAAGGGCACGCCGGTTCTCGAATTCTGGCCGACACCGCGCATTACGCTGAACCAGATCACCATCCGCCAGCCCGAGAGCCGCGGCAACAAGCTGCTCGGCACGATCGAGAGCCTTTCGGCCGATTTCAGCCTCCTCGACGCCATCCGCGGCAGCGCCCGCTTTCATGAATTCCACCTGCTGCGCCCCAATCTTTCCCTCACGCGCGACCAACAGGGGCTGATCGACTGGACCTATGCCGGGCAGCTTGCGAAGGCGATCACCAGCGCGCGCCAGGAAGGTGGAGCCGAAGTCCTCGATCAAAGGCTTGATGCGACGATCGGTGCGATCACCGTCGAAGACGGCACGCTCAATGTCGCCGATCTTGCAAGCGGAAAGACCTATCATTTCGAAGGCGTGACTGCCGATATCACCTGGCCGCGGCTTTCAAGCCCGATGACGGCGGTGCTGATTGCGAGAACGAGCGGGCAAGATTTGAAGCTCGACTTCTCGTCCGGTAGCCCGCTGCTGATCTTCGGCGGCAAGGTTGCTCAGATCAAAACCGCACTCACCTCCAGGCTCGTGACGGCAGAATTCACCGGTATCGGCGGCATCTCAGGTCTTGTCGGACTATCCGGCAACATGTCGGTCAATATTCCCGACCTGCCGGCGCTTTTGGCCTGGTCCGGCAAATCCATTCCGGACGTTGAGACGCTGAGATCGTTTTCGATCGAGAGCGACATATTTTCGGCCGCCAACGGCCTGCGCTTCAACGAAGTCGCGCTTGGGCTCAACGATGCGAATGCAACCGGCGTCATGGACATCTCCATTGGCACAAACGCGCGGGCAAGACTTGGCGGCACGCTGGCCTTCGACCGTATGAACCTCAAGCCCTTCTTCGACGCCTTTACTCTGCGCCTGGCCGCCGGCGAAGCGGGCGCGCCGGAAGATGGCGGTCTGCTGCAGAAGCTTGATGTCGACCTCAGGCTCTCCGCCAAGGAAATGCAGCTTCCGCCCTTCCAGCTCTCTGATGTCGGGGCAAGCATCATCGTTTCCAGCAACGAAGCCAAATTCGATATCGGCGACAGCCAGTTCGAAGGCGGAGAGATGACGGCGCATCTGGAGGCAACGCGCGGGAACTTCGACGGCGGCGGCAAGCTGCAGGTCTCGATCCGCGGTGCCGATTTTGCTGGGCTGATCGAACGGCTGCAGTTGAAGGGCCCATTACCGCTCGCGAATGGATCGCTCGACATTTCGCTGAAAACCAACAAGCCGATCTGGACGGCAGGTGCTGCCGACGTGAGCGGACAGCTGGCATTCCACGGCAATGCGGGCTCGATCGCCGGCCTTGACATCGAAGCCATCCGAAGCCAGGCCGCTCAACAGAAATTTTTCCCGCTGAGCGCCGTTTCGGGCCGCGCGTTCGAATTCAATCGGATCGATGTGGCTGCCACTCTCGCGGATGGCTCGGCTGAGCTTCGCGGCGTCAGCGTTCAAGGTGCAGACGAGACGCTGACCCTTTCAGGCATCATCCCGTACGAATCCAAAGGACTGGCCCTTTCCGGATCGCTGCAGGCGACGGATGACGCCAAGAAGGCAGTGTTGCCGGTTCTGCCGTTCTTCGTCGGCGGCTCTTGGCCGAACCCGGTGATTTCGCCGGTTCCGCTGATCAATCAGCAGCCACCCGGCGTCCAGTGA
- a CDS encoding acetoacetate--CoA ligase, which yields MSDTVPLWVPSKESIEASPMHAFAQRCNAEFGQEFETYLDLHAWSIDEPEKFWTSVWAFCGVKGEQGARALADGDLMLKARFFPDAKLNFAENLLSSEGPADAIVFRGEDKVEYRWSWDRLHALVSQLQQAYRALGIGEGDRIAAMMPNMPETVACMLAAASIGAIWSSCSPDFGEQGVLDRFGQIGPKLFIACDAYWYGGKLQDVKAKVASVARSLGAPVVIVHYAGDAAAVASETPKAKTLEEFIKPYQPKAVEFVRLPFAHPLYILFSSGTTGVPKCIVHSAGGTLLQHLKEHVLHCGLKRGERLFYFTTCGWMMWNWLVSGLAVGVTLCLFDGSPFAPDGNVLFDYAQAEDFAVFGTSAKYIDAVRKGGLTPRTTHDLSSLRLMTSTGSPLSPEGFTFVYEGIKEDIQLASISGGTDIVSCFVLGNPLQPVWRGEIQGAGLGLAVDVWDDEGKPVRQQKGELVCTKAFPSMPVGFWNDPDGAKYKAAYFERFENIWCHGDFAEWTEHGGLVIHGRSDATLNPGGVRIGTAEIYNQVEQMEEVAEALCIGQDWEDDVRVVLFVRLAPGAALTDDLVKAIKTRIRTGASPRHVPAKIIAVRDIPRTKSGKIVELAVREVVHGRPVKNKEALANPEALDLFVGLEELRV from the coding sequence ATGAGTGACACCGTGCCGCTTTGGGTGCCTTCGAAAGAGTCGATTGAGGCAAGCCCGATGCATGCCTTCGCGCAGCGCTGCAACGCCGAGTTTGGTCAAGAGTTCGAGACCTATCTGGACCTTCATGCCTGGTCGATCGATGAGCCCGAAAAGTTCTGGACCTCGGTTTGGGCGTTTTGCGGTGTGAAGGGGGAGCAGGGCGCACGCGCGCTCGCCGACGGTGATCTCATGCTCAAGGCTCGTTTCTTTCCTGATGCGAAGCTGAACTTCGCCGAGAACCTGCTCTCGAGCGAAGGGCCGGCTGACGCGATCGTCTTCCGCGGCGAGGACAAGGTGGAATATCGCTGGTCGTGGGACCGGCTGCATGCTCTCGTATCCCAGCTGCAGCAAGCCTACCGCGCGCTCGGCATTGGCGAGGGGGATCGCATCGCCGCGATGATGCCCAACATGCCGGAGACGGTCGCCTGCATGCTGGCCGCCGCCTCGATCGGTGCCATATGGTCGTCCTGTTCACCGGATTTCGGCGAACAGGGCGTGCTCGACCGCTTCGGCCAGATCGGCCCCAAGCTCTTCATTGCCTGCGACGCCTATTGGTATGGCGGCAAGCTGCAGGATGTGAAGGCGAAGGTGGCTTCGGTCGCAAGGAGCCTCGGTGCGCCGGTCGTGATTGTCCACTATGCCGGCGATGCCGCAGCGGTTGCGAGCGAGACCCCGAAGGCCAAGACGCTGGAAGAATTCATCAAACCTTACCAGCCAAAAGCCGTCGAGTTCGTGAGGCTTCCCTTCGCGCATCCGCTTTATATTCTCTTCTCCTCCGGCACCACCGGCGTGCCGAAATGCATCGTTCATTCCGCTGGCGGCACGCTATTGCAGCATCTGAAGGAGCATGTGCTGCATTGCGGCCTGAAGCGTGGCGAGAGGCTCTTCTATTTCACCACATGCGGCTGGATGATGTGGAACTGGCTTGTGAGCGGCCTTGCGGTGGGTGTCACGCTTTGCCTGTTCGACGGCTCGCCCTTCGCGCCGGACGGCAATGTGCTCTTCGACTATGCGCAGGCTGAAGACTTCGCGGTCTTCGGCACTTCCGCGAAATATATCGACGCGGTGCGTAAGGGCGGACTGACGCCGCGCACCACCCATGATCTTTCGAGCCTGCGTCTCATGACATCCACGGGATCGCCGCTTTCGCCCGAAGGCTTCACTTTCGTCTATGAAGGCATCAAGGAAGACATCCAGCTAGCCTCCATCTCGGGCGGCACGGATATCGTCTCGTGCTTCGTGCTGGGCAATCCGCTGCAGCCGGTCTGGCGCGGCGAAATCCAGGGGGCGGGCCTCGGCCTTGCCGTCGACGTATGGGACGATGAAGGCAAGCCTGTGCGCCAGCAGAAGGGCGAACTGGTCTGCACCAAGGCCTTCCCGTCGATGCCGGTCGGCTTCTGGAACGATCCGGACGGCGCGAAATACAAAGCGGCCTATTTCGAGCGCTTCGAAAATATCTGGTGCCATGGCGATTTCGCCGAATGGACGGAGCATGGCGGCCTTGTCATTCATGGCCGCTCCGACGCGACGCTCAACCCCGGCGGTGTGCGCATCGGCACCGCCGAGATCTACAATCAGGTCGAGCAGATGGAAGAGGTGGCCGAAGCGCTCTGCATCGGCCAGGATTGGGAAGACGACGTCCGGGTGGTGCTTTTCGTTCGCCTCGCGCCGGGCGCCGCATTGACGGACGACCTCGTCAAGGCCATCAAGACCCGCATCCGCACCGGGGCCTCGCCGCGCCATGTGCCGGCGAAGATCATCGCGGTCCGCGATATTCCGCGCACCAAATCCGGCAAGATCGTCGAGCTTGCGGTGCGCGAGGTCGTGCATGGGCGGCCGGTGAAAAACAAGGAGGCGCTCGCCAATCCCGAGGCGCTCGACCTTTTCGTCGGGCTCGAGGAATTGCGCGTCTGA
- a CDS encoding phasin: MANIKIDDVFSMSSFDPSKFAESFRDFAEKGAQQSREAYAKMKAAGEDAGKTLEATVQTAQAGTVEIGLKAIDALRTNAENSLSHMEALLGVKSIAELVELQTAFLRKQAELTVEQAKSMQETSKQVAEKLAKPSKEAAEKVMASFKAA, from the coding sequence ATGGCTAACATAAAGATCGACGACGTTTTTTCAATGTCCTCCTTCGACCCGTCCAAGTTCGCCGAATCCTTCCGCGACTTCGCGGAAAAAGGCGCCCAGCAGTCGCGTGAGGCCTATGCAAAGATGAAGGCCGCCGGCGAAGATGCCGGCAAGACCCTCGAAGCCACGGTTCAGACCGCGCAGGCCGGCACGGTCGAAATCGGCCTGAAGGCGATCGACGCACTCCGCACGAACGCTGAAAATTCCCTCTCGCACATGGAAGCTCTGCTCGGTGTGAAGTCGATTGCAGAACTCGTCGAACTTCAGACCGCTTTCCTGCGCAAGCAGGCGGAACTGACCGTCGAGCAAGCGAAGTCGATGCAGGAAACCTCCAAGCAGGTTGCCGAGAAGCTCGCAAAGCCCAGCAAGGAAGCCGCCGAAAAGGTCATGGCCTCCTTTAAGGCTGCCTGA
- a CDS encoding LysR family transcriptional regulator, translating to MNWDDVRIFLAVARTGQILAASKRLGLNHATLSRRVTSLEEALKTRLFTRRTNGCELTAEGEVFLASAERMETEMLAAQANLGRTDTAIAGTVRVGAPDGFGVSFLAPRIGRLIERHPELKIQLVPVPRSFSLSQREADIAITLERPEQGRLVSSKLTDYTLGLYASRGYAEQNGLPDNNEALKQHRRIGYVEDLLFSQSLNFTGEVMRNWSAGFEISSATGQTEAVRSGAGIGILHDYIARQYDELVRILPDVSIRRAYWTTYHESARDLVRVRTVADFLQELVGAERQIFL from the coding sequence ATGAACTGGGACGACGTCCGCATCTTCCTCGCCGTAGCGAGAACGGGGCAGATCCTTGCCGCCTCCAAGCGGCTGGGGCTTAACCACGCCACCCTCTCGCGGCGCGTGACGTCGCTCGAGGAGGCACTAAAGACTCGCCTCTTCACTCGCCGCACCAATGGCTGCGAACTGACTGCCGAAGGCGAAGTGTTCCTCGCCTCGGCAGAGCGGATGGAGACGGAAATGCTCGCCGCGCAGGCCAACCTCGGCCGCACAGACACGGCTATCGCTGGCACGGTCCGCGTCGGGGCGCCGGACGGCTTCGGCGTTTCCTTTTTGGCCCCGCGTATCGGACGGCTGATCGAGCGTCATCCGGAGCTGAAAATCCAGTTGGTGCCAGTGCCGCGCTCCTTTTCACTCTCGCAACGCGAGGCGGACATCGCCATCACGCTGGAACGGCCCGAACAGGGTCGGCTCGTATCTTCGAAGCTGACCGACTATACGCTGGGGCTCTACGCCTCGCGCGGTTACGCCGAACAAAACGGCCTACCCGACAACAACGAGGCGCTCAAGCAGCATCGCCGCATCGGTTATGTCGAGGACCTGCTTTTCTCTCAATCGCTGAATTTCACCGGCGAGGTCATGCGCAACTGGAGCGCTGGCTTTGAGATCTCCTCGGCGACCGGTCAGACCGAAGCGGTGCGTTCCGGCGCCGGTATCGGAATCTTGCACGACTACATCGCCCGGCAGTATGACGAACTGGTTCGTATACTGCCCGATGTCTCGATCCGGCGTGCCTACTGGACGACCTATCACGAGAGCGCCCGCGATCTGGTGCGCGTACGCACCGTCGCCGACTTTCTTCAGGAACTGGTCGGTGCGGAACGGCAGATATTTCTCTAA
- a CDS encoding antibiotic biosynthesis monooxygenase family protein has product MSGKRVVRMAELEIDPAELHAYRALLAEEIEASITSERGVLTLYAVSIKDRPEKICIFEVYASQEDYEAHLQTAHFLKYKTSTARMVRSLSLIDVDPVILRAKTGDHLATEVRDLGKDLRT; this is encoded by the coding sequence ATGAGCGGCAAACGTGTCGTGAGAATGGCGGAACTGGAGATAGACCCTGCGGAGCTCCATGCCTATCGTGCGCTCCTGGCTGAAGAAATCGAGGCGTCGATCACGTCCGAACGAGGCGTGCTGACCCTATACGCGGTCTCGATCAAGGATCGTCCGGAAAAAATCTGCATCTTCGAAGTCTATGCCAGCCAGGAGGACTACGAAGCGCATCTCCAGACGGCGCATTTCCTCAAGTACAAGACGTCAACCGCCCGCATGGTCAGGTCGCTGTCACTCATTGATGTCGATCCCGTCATTCTGCGCGCAAAGACCGGCGATCACTTGGCGACGGAGGTTCGGGACCTAGGCAAGGACTTAAGGACATGA